A stretch of the Procambarus clarkii isolate CNS0578487 chromosome 47, FALCON_Pclarkii_2.0, whole genome shotgun sequence genome encodes the following:
- the LOC123748916 gene encoding fibrinogen- and Ig-binding protein-like, with protein MKLRIQYDDEKKQYETEYAFLLDEKDRQIQHISEDKDKQIKDLADEKEKLTDLINSYNTKIRSKYVTLENDLKTCKQQLNSALEQLTISRQQQQELYRQINTNLMSLEEYQLKLATCKNDIKSQNMQFLECQQALQKCNYDKQSDQEEYNKLLVSQNHYVQECQQKLLDCENSKKIKYAEYNTLVKNINEANKYNIETLERL; from the coding sequence ATGAAGCTTAGAATCCAATATGATGATGAAAAGAAACAGTATGAAACAGAATATGCATTTTTGTTAGATGAGAAAGACAGACAAATTCAACATATCTCCgaagacaaagacaaacaaataaaagacttagctgatgaaaaagaaaaactaactgATTTAATAAATTCATATAATACTAAAATAAGATCCAAATACGTTACACTCGAGAATGACCTAAAAACATGTAAGCAACAATTAAATAGTGCACTTGAACAATTAACTATAAGtcgtcaacaacaacaagaatTATATAggcaaataaatacaaatttaatgTCTCTTGAAGAATACCAACTAAAATTAGCCACATGTAAAAACGATATAAAGAGCCAGAATATGCAATTTCTGGAATGCCAACAAGCCCTACAAAAATGCAACTATGATAAACAATCGGATCAAGAAGAATATAATAAGCTATTAGTATCCCAAAACCATTATGTTCAGGAATGCCAACAAAAACTACTAGATTGTGAAAATTCTAAAAAAATAAAGTATGCTGAATATAATACATTAGTAAAGAATATAAATGaagcaaataaatataatattgaaacattagagCGACTTTAA